The Ooceraea biroi isolate clonal line C1 chromosome 7, Obir_v5.4, whole genome shotgun sequence genomic sequence tgtttatgtattatttttatatagacaTTCATAACAACGATATCTTTTTCTACTTGTAGAGATAAAAGATTTGCCATTACACAGATTCATGCCACAGGGGATTTATGTATCCTTGATATCACGACTTTCATGCAAATTCAAATTGTACGAAGTAAAATATAGCAATTAGATCAATGTTTAAGCGTTGATAGTGAAGGTTATCGTTTCTTTTGATAGAAGCGAGTGATGGCTTCTAGTATCAAAAGATAACACGCGCAAGATtatttcgtaaaataaaaacttgattTCGCATGCTGCTCACGCTGTAGTATAAGCATGCAACTTATAAATCATTGCaagtaaattcaaaaattCGTCAATGACGAAAGCTACAAActatcttatctttttcaataatatatacgcATTACTCTGGTCTCTTGAATTAATTTGAAGAGCCGTTGTGCTTCCCCGTTCAACCTAACTGCGATAATCATTAGATTGTATAGAAATATGATGTACAGAAAATTCTTAGAAAATGATGATCTGAAACTTTTGCTGTAGCTagcataatattatacttttcaatgtCAGATTACATAGAGACATTACTTCTCTTCGTTGCAGATCAAATAGAAACTtcattttgtaattttgtacAGGGACAAATCGATTTCAAGTTCCACGAGATTTACAACATAAATGTGGAAGTTTCGCGACAGACGTGTTGATAAACAACAGAAGTTATCACGAATGCAGCAGAGAATATACCTCACGCTTAATTTCATTCCTATAGTTTAATTTACATAACGCGTTTTATTAATACACGTTTCGTAGAATGAACACATTTCATAGAAtcatgtatgtattatatgtgcGTGATGATGTGAGGTTTAAATAAACGCCCTTGTTTCcttgtacattattttataaaaatatacggaCATCATGTGATTATCACCGAGAAGATGTCTACATTTCATTACACGTGATTAACATAGTACGGTACAGgtgataaatgtataaaatgacATTGAGGCTCCGAGAGATAAAGTCGCTTGAGGCTGCAAATGGCCTTCGTAAAATGCTTTACATTATCGGCTCAAATGTGTCATCTCCAATGACTATTTGAACCGGTGATCATTAAACCATTAGTAGTGTCAATGACCAAATGATACCAAATGATAATAGCATTAAgtgacattttattattttatataactctttgtgtattttctttctttcactaATAATTGTAGAAATCAtgaatatctatatttttatacaaataagtaGCATTGATCTCTATACTTTTGACACAATAATCTTATTTGTAAAAGTGCTTTAGGATAAATTCTTTtagaatcttttttatttgaatatgcttaacacatctttttattttttatttcactaaaTAAAACTAGAAAGTTTCTTCttagaaaattctttttacgaAATTCGTTTTTTAATCCGTTTCACATTGTTTTCTATTAGATTTTCTATTACAATGAAATGGAAGAACTACTTTATCAACATCGAAACGTAAATGAGAGAAACTGCGATGGCAGATCGTATGGATTCCCGATCAGAAAAATACGTAGCCATCACCGATTATTTTAGCCTTGGCTACGTATCCGAGAGATTTTTTGCTCCCGTTACTTTACAATCCGATGTGCGTTCAACGAAGTAACCGGTGTTTTAGGAAGGAAACGGATGACCGTAGTGGGAGACATGATATAAAGACTTGGTAACAGCGACCGATTGGGATAGACGGATATCGTCATGTGGCAGTATCGAGCGATCGGCCTTTTGGCCTTACTACTTGCGACATGTATCCATGCAAAAGGTAAAGTATTTTTAACTTGTATCATCACACcatattatcatcattaacGACTTCATGTCTCATATGTGAAATACGCTTGCCtctgttatttttttcaacgttGTTTCAATGAAGAAAGATATGTGTcataagagaaaaaatttgtgTGAGAAGTACTAAAAAGCTGTAGCTATTCAACTCTTTTTTATATCACAAGAGTTgctacaaatataatttataaatatttctaatccattatatatatatatatatatatatatatatatatatatatatccttgAAATCATAGCATACTATTCtctgagaaaaaaaataatgtctGTCATTTACTTGGAAAAATATCATCTTCATTCTTTTGCCATTATTTATTCAagctttatttaattatatttaatattagtaCTTTTAGTCCGCAAATTATATTCCGTAAAATGGTAACTTACGTTTCTTAGTTATGCATTACTAAGATGGTGATAATCTTTATGACGTAACATTTGAAAATATGTGTAGATTATGTGTGTATCTTTTTGTTAAGTTATTCAGAATTGCTTCTCAACAAAAATCTCGTTTTCAacaaaaatcataataaaagtgcgaattataatatatgtgttaaaatatatgtgtaaaaaatatgtgtaaaaaaatcaaatgttaaatctcttttttttcggagaAATTGTTCAGAGAACGAATCTTTGTTATGAGtacaaaaatttgttataacaacaaatagataatttatatacttgAACTCTGATCCAAGATAATCGAGTATTTCGCACTTTAATTCCTaaacattaaacaattatgAACTATTATACTATGTAATgtgaaaagagaagaatttatataaaatatgatcacatgtaaagaagaataaaaattttctcaaatattctttaaacACCACAAAactatgttttatatataaaacatatttattataaattcctgtacgttttttatttcaaacacAAATCCTCTAaggatttataataaatagttatgttaaatttaagaatatttcatATGATAAAAATGGCGTTTGTGATGTAAAGTAGTTCTGTCCTAAATCCATATCGTGTTAAAATTAAGAATCAAAATACGGGTTTTTTCGATTATTTTTGCAGAAATAGAATTGTTGCGTTTAAAACGCGGCAGTGGAGGGTCATATTCCTCCAGCAGTGCTAGCAGTTCTGCTAGTGCTGGCTCGTACGGCGGTAGCAGCTTCTCCAAATCCGATGCTCAAGCCGTTGGCAGTGCCTCGGCAGGTGCTCAGTCTTCGGCCCTATCGAATGCTGGTTCCGGTGGTTATGGAGGCGGCGGTCATGGCGGTGGCGGACAAGGTGGTTTCGGAGGCGGCAGTCATGGCGGTGGCGGACAAGGTGGTTTCGGAGGCGGCAGTCATGGTGGTGGCGGACATGGAGGTTTCGAAGGCGGCAGTCATGGTGGTGGCGGACATGGTGGTTTCGGTGGTGGCAGCGGTGGATCTCACGGCGGTTTTGGAGGCGGCAGCAGCGGTGGATTTGGAGACGGCGGACATGGAGGCGGCGGATATGGAGGCGGCGGACATGGAGGCGGCGGTAGGGGTGGATACGGAGGTGCCAATGCTGGTGCTACTGCTGGAAGCGGTGGATATGGAGGAAGTGGTGGACTTGGCGGCGGGCATAGCGGTAGCGGTGGATATGGTGGCGGCGGACACAGCGGTAGCGGTGGATACGGTGGTGGCAGTGCCGGTAGCGGTGGATATGGTGGCGGCGGACATGGCGGACACAGCGGTAGCGGTGGATACGGTGGTGGCAGTGCCGGTAGCGGTGGATATGGTGGCGGCGGACATGGCGGTGGATATGGCGGCAACGGTGGATTCGGTAagcaatattttacttttatggattctaatttTCCGTTTTTAAAAAGCTTagctgattatttttattattacatattgcttttataatttttaatatgttattacCTTTTTCTACTTTATTGATGATATAATggttcataattttaatttttctatatttcttgaataactAAACCAAGTATTCTTGGTTGTATTGtacttttttaatgtttttttattgcattactCTATACgtacttaattaaaaaagacacaacttttatttctttaggagataatattgcataaatttttTAGGACATGGCGGCAGTGGAGGTTACGGTGGTGgtaagtttaaaataaaagaatttctaATATGCCGAAAAAGCATTTAGTATTAAAgcatatagatataaaatattgcaaaaagtTATCTGCAACAAAAATTTACGCAGCTTAAGAGCTTAACATAGAAAAACATGCAAATATGTACTCCATTAGTATAGAAAATAACGCTTAGCTGATTAGAATTTACTAATCCTGCCCATAGAATATAAGTATTCTAATGCTATTGCCAAATAATGTATAGACAAAAaactactttattatttattatgtataaatgaGCACTATAAGAATACAGCTTCATTCCTTAAGAGGATTACAAAAACTTAGTTTAAAACACTTTCCTTATAGCTTttgctataataattttacatgaacCAATAAAAGCGTTTAGTTGATTTAAAAGATacgataatatttcaaatacatcttgccgttttaattttaatataacatgtgATCAATACCTATACACTTTTAGGTAGTAGTGGTGGCGGTGGAAGTGGTGTTAATAAAGTTAGTGGAGGTGGTGCTAGTGCTGGGTCGGGTAGCTACGGCGGAAGTTCCGGAACCGGAGGCTACGGAGGTGCTGGTGGTGGTCCCGGAGGTTACGGTGGTAGTTCTGGAGGCCATGGTGGCATTGGGGGATCAGGTGCAGGAAGTTACGGTGGAGGTAGCACTGGTACTGGCGGTGGTTCTGGAGGCCACGGTAGTAGCGGCTCCGGAAGCTATGGTGGTGGTTCTGGTGGTAGTTATGGTGGGGCTGGTTCTACTGCAGGTAGTTACGGTGGAGGTGCTGGCGGTCATGGTGGTGGTATTGGTCCGGGAGGTGGTCACGGTGGTGGTATTGGTCCGGGAGGTGGTCACGGTGGTGGACGTAAGTGAATAAGAGAAATTACATAATAGTTAAGTTGCTAGATctattaaatctattaaaatattatacgatatatatttgatctctatatttatctgtgtgatattttttgttaatttcataattttattttataattcgaTTTGTTAAAAATTCGATTGAttgtcaataataattatgacaataacatttttatcagaagTTTTAATACACAAAACTAAAAACAACAATGAAAGATAATGCCTGCTTTTATATATGTCTGCTTTTCGTTAATTGTATGTAATGTATCAACTTTAAAATagctggtggtggtggtgttgGAGGAGGCGTGTCTAAAGGTTCAGCGAATGCTGCTGCGAATGCTGGCGCTTCTGCTGGAGCCAGTGGATTAGGTGGAGGATATGATTCTGGTTTTGGCGGACCTGGTAAATACTGCGGTGGCATAAGTGATGATGTGGATATAgcggaaataataattcagttATTGGATTTCAAGGCTTAGGAAGTGGACATGGAGGAGGTCTAGGAGGTGGATATGGAGGTGGATTAGGCGGTCGACCTGGAGGAAGTTTGGGCGGACATGGAGGAGGTTTAGGCGGTGGACATGGAGGTGGATTAGGCGGTGGACATGGCGGATATGGAGGCGGAGGTCTAGGaggtaatttaaataaaaatttttaaagaaattaaattaaaaattaagttaaattaaattaaattaaattgttaaactaatttaaattcaattcaattgttaactagatagatagagatagatttaattttactGTTTGTAATTTCAGGTGGATGCGGTCCCGGAGGATGCGGTGGCGCTAGCGGTATAGCTAATGCCCAAGCAAGTGCAAATGCAAATGCTGGTGCTGGAGGATATGGAGGCCATGTTGGTCACGGATCCGGACCGGGAGTAGAGTATGTATTGTCA encodes the following:
- the LOC105277539 gene encoding glycine-rich cell wall structural protein isoform X1 produces the protein MWQYRAIGLLALLLATCIHAKEIELLRLKRGSGGSYSSSSASSSASAGSYGGSSFSKSDAQAVGSASAGAQSSALSNAGSGGYGGGGHGGGGQGGFGGGSHGGGGQGGFGGGSHGGGGHGGFEGGSHGGGGHGGFGGGSGGSHGGFGGGSSGGFGDGGHGGGGYGGGGHGGGGRGGYGGANAGATAGSGGYGGSGGLGGGHSGSGGYGGGGHSGSGGYGGGSAGSGGYGGGGHGGHSGSGGYGGGSAGSGGYGGGGHGGGYGGNGGFGHGGSGGYGGGSSGGGGSGVNKVSGGGASAGSGSYGGSSGTGGYGGAGGGPGGYGGSSGGHGGIGGSGAGSYGGGSTGTGGGSGGHGSSGSGSYGGGSGGSYGGAGSTAGSYGGGAGGHGGGIGPGGGHGGGIGPGGGHGGGPGGGGVGGGVSKGSANAAANAGASAGASGLGGGYDSGFGGPGLGSGHGGGLGGGYGGGLGGRPGGSLGGHGGGLGGGHGGGLGGGHGGYGGGGLGGGCGPGGCGGASGIANAQASANANAGAGGYGGHVGHGSGPGVDLFSRINTDEDTGQSGTVEGAKGVYSSSAANIDSTGKGTYSVKAGKIPA
- the LOC105277539 gene encoding glycine-rich cell wall structural protein isoform X3 gives rise to the protein MWQYRAIGLLALLLATCIHAKEIELLRLKRGSGGSYSSSSASSSASAGSYGGSSFSKSDAQAVGSASAGAQSSALSNAGSGGYGGGGHGGGGQGGFGGGSHGGGGQGGFGGGSHGGGGHGGFEGGSHGGGGHGGFGGGSGGSHGGFGGGSSGGFGDGGHGGGGYGGGGHGGGGRGGYGGANAGATAGSGGYGGSGGLGGGHSGSGGYGGGGHSGSGGYGGGSAGSGGYGGGGHGGGYGGNGGFGHGGSGGYGGGSSGGGGSGVNKVSGGGASAGSGSYGGSSGTGGYGGAGGGPGGYGGSSGGHGGIGGSGAGSYGGGSTGTGGGSGGHGSSGSGSYGGGSGGSYGGAGSTAGSYGGGAGGHGGGIGPGGGHGGGIGPGGGHGGGPGGGGVGGGVSKGSANAAANAGASAGASGLGGGYDSGFGGPGLGSGHGGGLGGGYGGGLGGRPGGSLGGHGGGLGGGHGGGLGGGHGGYGGGGLGGGCGPGGCGGASGIANAQASANANAGAGGYGGHVGHGSGPGVDLFSRINTDEDTGQSGTVEGAKGVYSSSAANIDSTGKGTYSVKAGKIPA
- the LOC105277539 gene encoding glycine-rich cell wall structural protein isoform X2, giving the protein MWQYRAIGLLALLLATCIHAKEIELLRLKRGSGGSYSSSSASSSASAGSYGGSSFSKSDAQAVGSASAGAQSSALSNAGSGGYGGGGHGGGGQGGFGGGSHGGGGQGGFGGGSHGGGGHGGFEGGSHGGGGHGGFGGGSGGSHGGFGGGSSGGFGDGGHGGGGYGGGGHGGGGRGGYGGANAGATAGSGGYGGSGGLGGGHSGSGGYGGGGHSGSGGYGGGSAGSGGYGGGGHGGGYGGNGGFGHGGSGGYGGGSSGGGGSGVNKVSGGGASAGSGSYGGSSGTGGYGGAGGGPGGYGGSSGGHGGIGGSGAGSYGGGSTGTGGGSGGHGSSGSGSYGGGSGGSYGGAGSTAGSYGGGAGGHGGGIGPGGGHGGGIGPGGGHGGGPGGGGVGGGVSKGSANAAANAGASAGASGLGGGYDSGFGGPGLGSGHGGGLGGGYGGGLGGRPGGSLGGHGGGLGGGHGGGLGGGHGGYGGGGLGGGCGPGGCGGASGIANAQASANANAGAGGYGGHVGHGSGPGVDLFSRINTDEDTGQSGTVEGAKGVYSSSAANIDSTGKGTYSVKAGKIPA
- the LOC105277539 gene encoding glycine-rich cell wall structural protein isoform X4, translated to MWQYRAIGLLALLLATCIHAKEIELLRLKRGSGGSYSSSSASSSASAGSYGGSSFSKSDAQAVGSASAGAQSSALSNAGSGGYGGGGHGGGGQGGFGGGSHGGGGQGGFGGGSHGGGGHGGFEGGSHGGGGHGGFGGGSGGSHGGFGGGSSGGFGDGGHGGGGYGGGGHGGGGRGGYGGANAGATAGSGGYGGSGGLGGGHSGSGGYGGGGHSGSGGYGGGSAGSGGYGGGGHGGHSGSGGYGGGSAGSGGYGGGGHGGGYGGNGGFGHGGSGGYGGGSSGGGGSGVNKVSGGGASAGSGSYGGSSGTGGYGGAGGGPGGYGGSSGGHGGIGGSGAGSYGGGSTGTGGGSGGHGSSGSGSYGGGSGGSYGGAGSTAGSYGGGAGGHGGGIGPGGGHGGGIGPGGGHGGGPGGGGVGGGVSKGSANAAANAGASAGASGLGGGYDSGFGGPGLGSGHGGGLGGGCGPGGCGGASGIANAQASANANAGAGGYGGHVGHGSGPGVDLFSRINTDEDTGQSGTVEGAKGVYSSSAANIDSTGKGTYSVKAGKIPA